The following coding sequences are from one Sylvia atricapilla isolate bSylAtr1 chromosome 15, bSylAtr1.pri, whole genome shotgun sequence window:
- the EPN2 gene encoding epsin-2 isoform X1: MTTSSIRRQMKNIVNNYSEAEIKVREATSNDPWGPSSSLMTEIADLTYNVVAFSEIMSMIWKRLNDHGKNWRHVYKALTLLDYLIKTGSERVAQQCKENIFAIQTLKDFQYIDRDGKDQGINVREKSKQLVSLLKDDERLKTERAQALKTKERMAQVATGVGSNQITFGRGSSQPNLSTSYSEQEYGKSGGSPASYHGSTSPRVSSELEQARPQTSGEEELQLQLALAMSREVAEQVGAREERLRRGDDLRLQMALEESRRDTIKIPKKKEHTTLLDLMDALPSSAPAPPKTEPWGPPAAAAAAANQTDPWGGSTAAAPASDPWQSFGAKPAASVDPWAAPAGSTAQPLAKNVDPWAPAQPSSTAAKSSVDPWGSAPANKPLSTSGSTSFDLFSNLNGTVKDDFSEFDTLRTSKKPAESGSTLPSQHSGTTSPDLFESQHSSGTSGKQSTARKTPESFLGPNAALVNLDSLVSKPPQPVTSLNPFLAPGAATTATPINPFQVNQPQPLTLNQMRASPVMGSSPSFSAVPPMSMEPIPLSSMAPVPVGMAPLPAMGTIRMGQGLSIAGSMPQALHSTGMPPAASQAANTTNPFLL, encoded by the exons atgacgACTTCGTCTATCAGACGGCAGATGAAGAACATTGTGAACAATTACTCAGAGGCTGAAATAAAAGTTCGGGAAGCGACCTCGAATGACCCCTGGGGTCCTTCCAGTTCGTTGATGACTGAAATTGCCGATCTGACCTACAATGTTGTGGCCTTCTCTGAAATTATGAGCATGATCTGGAAACGACTGAACGACCACGGCAAGAACTGGCGACACGTCTACAAGGCCCTCACTCTCTTAGATTACCTGATTAAAACTGGGTCCGAGAGGGTGGCCCAGCAGTgtaaagagaatatttttgctATCCAGACGTTGAAAGATTTTCAGTACATCGATCGGGATGGGAAAGACCAGGGCATCAACGTGAGGGAGAAATCCAAGCAGCTGGTGTCCCTGCTGAAGGACGACGAGCGCCTCAAGACAGAGAGGGCCCAGGCCCTGAAGACCAAAGAACGCATGGCTCAGGTGGCCACTGGGGTGGGCAGCAACCAGATCACCtttgggagaggctccagccagCCCAACCTGTCCACCAGCTACTCAGAGCAGGAGTATGGGAAGTCTGGAGGATCCCCAGCATCCTACCATGGCT CCACATCCCCTCGGGTGTCCTCGGAGCTGGAGCAGGCACGGCCCCAGACCAgcggggaggaggagctgcagctgcagctggcgCTGGCCATGAGCCGGGAGGTGGCGGAGCAGGTCGGTGCCCGT GAGGAGCGCCTCAGACGCGGAGACGATCTGAGATTACAGATGGCTCTGGAGGAGAGTCGCAGAGACACAATTAAAATTCCCAAAAAGAAGGAG cacaCCACTCTGTTGGACCTGATGGATGCTCTGCCCTCCTCGGCACCGGCCCCGCCCAAAACCGAGCCCTGGGGACctcccgctgctgctgctgctgctgccaaccAAACGGATCCCTGGGGAGGAtccacagctgcagcccctgcctctgACCCCTGGCAATCATTTG GTGCCAAACCAGCTGCTTCCGTTGACCCTtgggcagcaccagcaggatcCACAGCTCAGCCTCTGGCTAAAAATGTGGATCCTTGGGCTCCTGCTCAGCCATCTTCTACTGCAGCAAAATCTTCCGTGGATCCTTGGGGATCAGCGCCTGCAAACAAACCTCTCTCTACTTCTG GAAGTACATCTTTTGACCTCTTCAGTAATTTGAATGGTACAGttaaagatgatttttctgaatttgaCACACTTCGAACTTCCAAAAAGCCAG CTGAATCAGGTTCCACTCTGCCATCTCAGCACAGCGGTACCACGAGTCCTGATCTCTTTGAGTCCCAGCACTCGAGTGGGACgtcaggaaaacaaagcacgGCCCGGAAAACCCCCGAGTCCTTCCTGGGCCCCAACGCTGCCCTGGTGAACCTGGATTCTCTGGTGTCTAAACCACCACAACCTGTTACTTCTCTGAACCCATTCTTGGCACCAG GTGCCGCTACCACAGCGACTCCAATCAACCCCTTCCAGGTGAACCAGCCTCAGCCACTGACCCTGAACCAGATGAGAGCCAGCCCCGTGATGGGCAGCAGCCCCTCGTTCAGCGCCGTGCCCCCGATGAGCATGGAGCCAATACCTCTGTCTTCCATGGCCCCCGTGCCCGTGGGGATGGCACCGCTGCCGGCCATGGGCACCATCAGGATGGGCCAGGGGCTGAGCATTGCAGGATCAATGCCCCAAGCTCTGCACAGTACAGGAATGCCgcctgcagcctcccaggctGCAAATACAACTAACCCTTTCCTCCTATAA
- the EPN2 gene encoding epsin-2 isoform X2 produces the protein MTTSSIRRQMKNIVNNYSEAEIKVREATSNDPWGPSSSLMTEIADLTYNVVAFSEIMSMIWKRLNDHGKNWRHVYKALTLLDYLIKTGSERVAQQCKENIFAIQTLKDFQYIDRDGKDQGINVREKSKQLVSLLKDDERLKTERAQALKTKERMAQVATGVGSNQITFGRGSSQPNLSTSYSEQEYGKSGGSPASYHGSTSPRVSSELEQARPQTSGEEELQLQLALAMSREVAEQEERLRRGDDLRLQMALEESRRDTIKIPKKKEHTTLLDLMDALPSSAPAPPKTEPWGPPAAAAAAANQTDPWGGSTAAAPASDPWQSFGAKPAASVDPWAAPAGSTAQPLAKNVDPWAPAQPSSTAAKSSVDPWGSAPANKPLSTSGSTSFDLFSNLNGTVKDDFSEFDTLRTSKKPAESGSTLPSQHSGTTSPDLFESQHSSGTSGKQSTARKTPESFLGPNAALVNLDSLVSKPPQPVTSLNPFLAPGAATTATPINPFQVNQPQPLTLNQMRASPVMGSSPSFSAVPPMSMEPIPLSSMAPVPVGMAPLPAMGTIRMGQGLSIAGSMPQALHSTGMPPAASQAANTTNPFLL, from the exons atgacgACTTCGTCTATCAGACGGCAGATGAAGAACATTGTGAACAATTACTCAGAGGCTGAAATAAAAGTTCGGGAAGCGACCTCGAATGACCCCTGGGGTCCTTCCAGTTCGTTGATGACTGAAATTGCCGATCTGACCTACAATGTTGTGGCCTTCTCTGAAATTATGAGCATGATCTGGAAACGACTGAACGACCACGGCAAGAACTGGCGACACGTCTACAAGGCCCTCACTCTCTTAGATTACCTGATTAAAACTGGGTCCGAGAGGGTGGCCCAGCAGTgtaaagagaatatttttgctATCCAGACGTTGAAAGATTTTCAGTACATCGATCGGGATGGGAAAGACCAGGGCATCAACGTGAGGGAGAAATCCAAGCAGCTGGTGTCCCTGCTGAAGGACGACGAGCGCCTCAAGACAGAGAGGGCCCAGGCCCTGAAGACCAAAGAACGCATGGCTCAGGTGGCCACTGGGGTGGGCAGCAACCAGATCACCtttgggagaggctccagccagCCCAACCTGTCCACCAGCTACTCAGAGCAGGAGTATGGGAAGTCTGGAGGATCCCCAGCATCCTACCATGGCT CCACATCCCCTCGGGTGTCCTCGGAGCTGGAGCAGGCACGGCCCCAGACCAgcggggaggaggagctgcagctgcagctggcgCTGGCCATGAGCCGGGAGGTGGCGGAGCAG GAGGAGCGCCTCAGACGCGGAGACGATCTGAGATTACAGATGGCTCTGGAGGAGAGTCGCAGAGACACAATTAAAATTCCCAAAAAGAAGGAG cacaCCACTCTGTTGGACCTGATGGATGCTCTGCCCTCCTCGGCACCGGCCCCGCCCAAAACCGAGCCCTGGGGACctcccgctgctgctgctgctgctgccaaccAAACGGATCCCTGGGGAGGAtccacagctgcagcccctgcctctgACCCCTGGCAATCATTTG GTGCCAAACCAGCTGCTTCCGTTGACCCTtgggcagcaccagcaggatcCACAGCTCAGCCTCTGGCTAAAAATGTGGATCCTTGGGCTCCTGCTCAGCCATCTTCTACTGCAGCAAAATCTTCCGTGGATCCTTGGGGATCAGCGCCTGCAAACAAACCTCTCTCTACTTCTG GAAGTACATCTTTTGACCTCTTCAGTAATTTGAATGGTACAGttaaagatgatttttctgaatttgaCACACTTCGAACTTCCAAAAAGCCAG CTGAATCAGGTTCCACTCTGCCATCTCAGCACAGCGGTACCACGAGTCCTGATCTCTTTGAGTCCCAGCACTCGAGTGGGACgtcaggaaaacaaagcacgGCCCGGAAAACCCCCGAGTCCTTCCTGGGCCCCAACGCTGCCCTGGTGAACCTGGATTCTCTGGTGTCTAAACCACCACAACCTGTTACTTCTCTGAACCCATTCTTGGCACCAG GTGCCGCTACCACAGCGACTCCAATCAACCCCTTCCAGGTGAACCAGCCTCAGCCACTGACCCTGAACCAGATGAGAGCCAGCCCCGTGATGGGCAGCAGCCCCTCGTTCAGCGCCGTGCCCCCGATGAGCATGGAGCCAATACCTCTGTCTTCCATGGCCCCCGTGCCCGTGGGGATGGCACCGCTGCCGGCCATGGGCACCATCAGGATGGGCCAGGGGCTGAGCATTGCAGGATCAATGCCCCAAGCTCTGCACAGTACAGGAATGCCgcctgcagcctcccaggctGCAAATACAACTAACCCTTTCCTCCTATAA
- the EPN2 gene encoding epsin-2 isoform X3 → MTTSSIRRQMKNIVNNYSEAEIKVREATSNDPWGPSSSLMTEIADLTYNVVAFSEIMSMIWKRLNDHGKNWRHVYKALTLLDYLIKTGSERVAQQCKENIFAIQTLKDFQYIDRDGKDQGINVREKSKQLVSLLKDDERLKTERAQALKTKERMAQVATGVGSNQITFGRGSSQPNLSTSYSEQEYGKSGGSPASYHGSTSPRVSSELEQARPQTSGEEELQLQLALAMSREVAEQVGAREERLRRGDDLRLQMALEESRRDTIKIPKKKEHTTLLDLMDALPSSAPAPPKTEPWGPPAAAAAAANQTDPWGGSTAAAPASDPWQSFGAKPAASVDPWAAPAGSTAQPLAKNVDPWAPAQPSSTAAKSSVDPWGSAPANKPLSTSAESGSTLPSQHSGTTSPDLFESQHSSGTSGKQSTARKTPESFLGPNAALVNLDSLVSKPPQPVTSLNPFLAPGAATTATPINPFQVNQPQPLTLNQMRASPVMGSSPSFSAVPPMSMEPIPLSSMAPVPVGMAPLPAMGTIRMGQGLSIAGSMPQALHSTGMPPAASQAANTTNPFLL, encoded by the exons atgacgACTTCGTCTATCAGACGGCAGATGAAGAACATTGTGAACAATTACTCAGAGGCTGAAATAAAAGTTCGGGAAGCGACCTCGAATGACCCCTGGGGTCCTTCCAGTTCGTTGATGACTGAAATTGCCGATCTGACCTACAATGTTGTGGCCTTCTCTGAAATTATGAGCATGATCTGGAAACGACTGAACGACCACGGCAAGAACTGGCGACACGTCTACAAGGCCCTCACTCTCTTAGATTACCTGATTAAAACTGGGTCCGAGAGGGTGGCCCAGCAGTgtaaagagaatatttttgctATCCAGACGTTGAAAGATTTTCAGTACATCGATCGGGATGGGAAAGACCAGGGCATCAACGTGAGGGAGAAATCCAAGCAGCTGGTGTCCCTGCTGAAGGACGACGAGCGCCTCAAGACAGAGAGGGCCCAGGCCCTGAAGACCAAAGAACGCATGGCTCAGGTGGCCACTGGGGTGGGCAGCAACCAGATCACCtttgggagaggctccagccagCCCAACCTGTCCACCAGCTACTCAGAGCAGGAGTATGGGAAGTCTGGAGGATCCCCAGCATCCTACCATGGCT CCACATCCCCTCGGGTGTCCTCGGAGCTGGAGCAGGCACGGCCCCAGACCAgcggggaggaggagctgcagctgcagctggcgCTGGCCATGAGCCGGGAGGTGGCGGAGCAGGTCGGTGCCCGT GAGGAGCGCCTCAGACGCGGAGACGATCTGAGATTACAGATGGCTCTGGAGGAGAGTCGCAGAGACACAATTAAAATTCCCAAAAAGAAGGAG cacaCCACTCTGTTGGACCTGATGGATGCTCTGCCCTCCTCGGCACCGGCCCCGCCCAAAACCGAGCCCTGGGGACctcccgctgctgctgctgctgctgccaaccAAACGGATCCCTGGGGAGGAtccacagctgcagcccctgcctctgACCCCTGGCAATCATTTG GTGCCAAACCAGCTGCTTCCGTTGACCCTtgggcagcaccagcaggatcCACAGCTCAGCCTCTGGCTAAAAATGTGGATCCTTGGGCTCCTGCTCAGCCATCTTCTACTGCAGCAAAATCTTCCGTGGATCCTTGGGGATCAGCGCCTGCAAACAAACCTCTCTCTACTTCTG CTGAATCAGGTTCCACTCTGCCATCTCAGCACAGCGGTACCACGAGTCCTGATCTCTTTGAGTCCCAGCACTCGAGTGGGACgtcaggaaaacaaagcacgGCCCGGAAAACCCCCGAGTCCTTCCTGGGCCCCAACGCTGCCCTGGTGAACCTGGATTCTCTGGTGTCTAAACCACCACAACCTGTTACTTCTCTGAACCCATTCTTGGCACCAG GTGCCGCTACCACAGCGACTCCAATCAACCCCTTCCAGGTGAACCAGCCTCAGCCACTGACCCTGAACCAGATGAGAGCCAGCCCCGTGATGGGCAGCAGCCCCTCGTTCAGCGCCGTGCCCCCGATGAGCATGGAGCCAATACCTCTGTCTTCCATGGCCCCCGTGCCCGTGGGGATGGCACCGCTGCCGGCCATGGGCACCATCAGGATGGGCCAGGGGCTGAGCATTGCAGGATCAATGCCCCAAGCTCTGCACAGTACAGGAATGCCgcctgcagcctcccaggctGCAAATACAACTAACCCTTTCCTCCTATAA